Proteins found in one Amycolatopsis umgeniensis genomic segment:
- a CDS encoding FAD/NAD(P)-binding protein — translation MTLPDLRLRAHPSFAGVVPGLSASREGWSKASTAARLEGMDIAIVGAGAAAVALLDTLAATAAEPATVTVFEPSAQLWRGRAYGPDLDSVLVNSPPALMSIRHADFGHYAAWLGERGASHLDELLGQPLVPRALYGEYLEHTAEAAVAALRERGITVRVVGQRVTAIARSGERLVLRTQDGRGHEADRVTLCVGGGPPQDHYGLGRAAGFVADPYPLARTLDRIPARSSVAVIGSGLTAVDVVVSLAARGHTGPIALVSRTGLLPHVWQRPLDRRPRLVTVDRVSALRRENGVVTLADLVHLLRSELAEAGENLDDLVADLLAAESEPPVERLRRQLATVDGPALGRRFLQETAHSVGPLAWRSLPEADRAWLWRRSRLASSLVSPMVPVNAAILLRLLDGGQLRVTAGIREIQAAQGRFRLETDAGTSHADVVVNAVNPAPHAMPSAAEPLVASVLADGLATPHPAGGLVPADPRLAVVGDFAGGGPFITSGIPGVAAQAAQAARTTFAVPAA, via the coding sequence TGAGGGATGGAGCAAGGCTTCCACGGCGGCGAGGCTCGAAGGCATGGACATCGCCATCGTCGGGGCCGGCGCGGCCGCCGTCGCCCTGCTCGACACCCTGGCGGCCACCGCCGCCGAACCCGCCACCGTCACCGTTTTCGAGCCGTCCGCGCAGTTGTGGCGCGGCCGTGCGTACGGACCGGACCTGGACTCCGTGCTCGTCAACTCCCCACCCGCCCTCATGTCGATCCGTCACGCGGACTTCGGGCACTACGCCGCCTGGCTGGGCGAACGTGGCGCCTCCCACCTTGATGAACTCCTGGGGCAGCCACTTGTTCCCCGCGCGCTCTATGGCGAATACCTGGAACACACCGCCGAGGCCGCGGTGGCCGCGCTACGCGAGCGCGGGATCACTGTCCGCGTGGTCGGACAGCGCGTCACCGCGATCGCCCGCTCCGGCGAACGGCTCGTCCTGCGCACCCAGGACGGGCGAGGGCACGAAGCCGACCGCGTGACGCTTTGCGTGGGCGGAGGACCACCGCAGGACCACTACGGACTCGGGCGGGCCGCCGGGTTCGTCGCCGATCCGTACCCGCTGGCGCGCACTCTCGACCGGATCCCGGCCCGGAGTTCGGTGGCGGTCATCGGCAGCGGCCTGACGGCGGTCGACGTCGTCGTCTCGCTCGCGGCGCGTGGGCACACCGGGCCGATCGCCCTGGTGTCGCGCACCGGTCTGCTGCCCCACGTCTGGCAGCGCCCGCTCGACCGCCGCCCACGACTGGTCACCGTGGACCGCGTATCCGCGCTGCGGCGCGAAAACGGCGTTGTCACCCTCGCCGATCTCGTCCACCTGCTGCGTTCCGAACTCGCGGAAGCCGGGGAGAACCTCGACGATCTCGTGGCCGATCTGCTCGCGGCCGAGTCCGAGCCGCCCGTCGAACGGCTGCGGCGTCAACTGGCCACTGTGGACGGTCCCGCGCTCGGACGCCGTTTCCTGCAAGAGACGGCGCACAGCGTCGGCCCCTTGGCCTGGCGATCGCTGCCGGAGGCCGACCGTGCCTGGTTGTGGCGGCGCTCCCGCCTGGCGAGCAGTCTCGTCTCCCCCATGGTGCCGGTGAACGCGGCCATCCTGCTGCGGCTGCTGGACGGCGGTCAGCTCCGCGTGACCGCCGGAATCCGGGAAATCCAAGCCGCACAAGGGCGTTTCCGGCTGGAGACCGACGCGGGGACCTCCCACGCGGACGTCGTCGTCAACGCCGTGAACCCGGCGCCGCACGCCATGCCGAGTGCGGCGGAGCCCTTGGTCGCCTCGGTGCTCGCGGACGGGCTGGCCACGCCACATCCGGCGGGAGGCCTCGTCCCGGCGGACCCACGGCTGGCCGTCGTCGGGGACTTCGCCGGCGGTGGACCGTTCATCACTTCCGGCATCCCCGGGGTCGCGGCGCAGGCCGCACAGGCCGCCCGGACCACGTTCGCGGTGCCTGCCGCCTGA
- a CDS encoding MFS transporter, which yields MSGLRNNRDYRLLWTGQVVSEAGFSTTMIAFPLLVLAITGSGVQSGLVVGAVAIAQLVAGLPAGALADRWSRKRIMLGCEAAQAIAAAALVLALWWNAAGVGLLVVVAVVMGVCRALFEPAEEASLPLLVPAGLVPTAVSLNAARTSAGQLSGTALGGFLFALGRVVPFVFDVVTHLFAFASLLFVRLPARPAPASRPPAHLGREIAEGLRWVWQQPRLRVTTFCVVSLNLFFSAYYLVIIVLADGRGMPAGEIGVMAAMLGAGGVLGAFAAPVLYRKISPYLLITGVFWALTVLTPLAIFVDSGYLMGLLFAAIAFLPPSANTAISTYQLLNTPDELRGRLGGVLGVTGGLAAALGPALGGWLVEVMTGSSAVLACAGAIAVVTVFTTLNRTLRGLPATSEPLEAETTGK from the coding sequence GTGAGCGGCCTGCGGAACAACCGCGACTACCGGCTCCTGTGGACAGGGCAGGTCGTCTCCGAGGCCGGTTTCAGCACCACGATGATCGCCTTTCCCTTGCTGGTGCTGGCGATCACCGGATCCGGTGTGCAGTCGGGACTCGTGGTCGGCGCGGTGGCGATCGCGCAGCTGGTCGCCGGGCTGCCCGCCGGCGCGCTGGCGGATCGCTGGTCCCGCAAGCGGATCATGCTCGGTTGCGAGGCCGCGCAGGCGATCGCGGCCGCCGCGCTCGTCCTCGCGCTGTGGTGGAACGCCGCCGGAGTCGGCCTCCTGGTCGTCGTCGCCGTGGTGATGGGGGTATGCCGCGCCTTGTTCGAACCGGCGGAGGAGGCGAGCCTGCCCCTCCTCGTCCCGGCCGGGCTGGTACCGACGGCGGTCTCCCTGAACGCCGCGAGGACCAGCGCGGGGCAGTTGTCGGGCACCGCGCTCGGAGGGTTCCTGTTCGCCCTCGGCCGGGTCGTCCCGTTCGTCTTCGACGTCGTCACGCACCTTTTCGCCTTCGCGTCGCTGCTGTTCGTCCGGCTTCCGGCGCGGCCAGCCCCGGCCTCCCGGCCGCCCGCGCATCTCGGCCGGGAGATCGCGGAAGGGTTGAGGTGGGTGTGGCAGCAACCCAGGCTGCGCGTCACCACGTTCTGCGTGGTCAGCCTGAATCTGTTCTTTTCGGCCTACTACCTGGTGATCATCGTGCTGGCCGACGGTCGCGGCATGCCCGCCGGAGAGATCGGTGTGATGGCGGCGATGCTCGGCGCCGGCGGGGTGCTCGGAGCCTTCGCCGCACCCGTCCTGTATCGCAAGATCAGCCCGTACCTGTTGATCACCGGCGTGTTCTGGGCGTTGACCGTGCTGACACCGCTCGCGATCTTCGTGGACAGCGGCTACCTCATGGGGCTGCTGTTCGCCGCGATCGCCTTCCTGCCGCCGTCGGCCAACACCGCCATCAGCACCTACCAGCTGCTGAACACACCCGACGAGCTGCGCGGCCGCCTCGGCGGTGTCCTGGGGGTGACCGGCGGCCTGGCCGCCGCGCTCGGCCCCGCGCTGGGCGGCTGGCTGGTCGAGGTGATGACCGGCTCGTCCGCCGTGCTCGCGTGCGCGGGCGCCATCGCGGTCGTCACCGTTTTCACCACGCTCAACCGCACCTTGCGCGGCCTCCCCGCCACGTCCGAACCACTCGAAGCGGAAACCACCGGAAAATAA
- a CDS encoding MbtH family protein has translation MDDNTTFQVLINDEEQYSLWPSGKEVPEGWRAEGKTGTRQECMDHVDQVWTDMRPRSLRERMAAE, from the coding sequence ATGGATGACAACACCACGTTCCAGGTCCTGATCAACGACGAAGAGCAGTATTCCCTTTGGCCGTCCGGGAAAGAGGTCCCGGAAGGCTGGCGTGCCGAGGGCAAGACCGGTACCCGCCAGGAGTGCATGGACCATGTGGACCAGGTCTGGACGGACATGCGTCCCCGGAGCCTCCGGGAGCGCATGGCGGCCGAGTGA